From Chloracidobacterium thermophilum B:
CAAAGCCCCGGCGCCCTTCGGCATCATAGGCCTGACCGATCAGGCGGCCCGGCATCTGGCGGGCGAAGCGTTCGTGGGTGGCGAAAAAGCCCAGGTGCGGCCCCCCAAAGGCTGGCGGCACGCCGAAAGACTGTCCTTCGCCTACGACGATGTCCGCACCGACCGTGCCGGGCGCGACGAGCAGCCCCAACGACATGGCTTCCGCCACCGTGACAACCGTCAGCGCCTTGTGTTTCTGGGCCGCTGCTGCCAGTGGCGCGAGGTCTTCGATACAGCCGAAAAAGTTGGGCGACTGCACGGCAACACAGGCCGTAGCATCATTGACGAGCGTTTCGACTGGCTCTGTTGTCCCTGCTTCGGAGAGTGGAGCCAGGACCAGTTCAATCCCGGCCCGCCGGGCGTAGGTCTCACACACCGCCCGGTATTCCGGGTGGATACCTTCCGACAACACGACCCGGTAGCGGTTCGTCAGGCGCGCCGCCATCAGCAACGCTTCAGCCAGCGCCGTGGCACCGTCGTACATCGAGGCGTTGGAGACTTCCATCCCGGTCAGTTGGCAGATGAACGTCTGGTACTCGAAGATGGCCTGGAGCGTGCCCTGGTTGATTTCCGGCTGATACGGCGTGTAGCTCGTGTAGAACTCCGACCGCGACACCAGGGTGTCAATGATGAGGGGGCGCACGTGGTCATAGACCCCGGCGCCCAGAAAGGAATGCTGTGGCAGGCGATTCTGCCCGGCCAGGGATTCCATCAGTTGCATCAGCTCCGCTTCACTGGCCATCGGCGGCAGGTTCAGCGGGCGCTGAAGGCGGAGGTCTTCGGGAATGCCCCGGAACAGTTCGGCAATGCTGGAGACGCCCATCGAGGCCAGCATGTCCGCCTGCTCATCGGGCGTCGCGTTCGGGATGTAGCGCATGATTTTGAACCGCTTTGGGGGCAGCCTTGGGATCAGCCCCGACTTGCGCCGACCGACCGGAGTGGGTTCGTCCGGTCTGATCGGCGAAGGTCATTTTTCGTTGATGAAGTCTTCGTATTCGGCGGCGCTCAGCAGGGCATCCACTTCGCCGGGGTTGGAGAGCCTGATGACAATCATCCAGCCTTCGTCGTAGGGTGAGGTGTTGACCAGTTCGGGCGCATCGGCCAGTTTGGTGTTGACTTCGATGACTTCGCCGGAAACCGGGGAAAACAGCTCGCTGACGGCCTTGACCGACTCAACCGAGCCAAAGGGTTCATTGGCTTTGACCGTCGTGCCGACCTTTGGCAAATCCACGTACACGACATCACCCAGCGAGTCCTGGGCGTAGAACGTGATGCCCACGCGCCCGGTGTCGCCCGTGATCCGAATCCACTCGTGGTCTTTGGTGTACTGCAAATCGTCAGGATAGTTCGCCATGAAAATCCTCGCCAAAGTATGTGGTGCGCCTCGCTATCCGGGACGCTTGTAGAAAGGGGTTGGGACAATGCGGCAGGGAACTTCGCGCCCGCGCACAATGGCAAACACTTGCGTCCCCACCGCCGTCTTGTCAATTGGAAGATACGCCAGTCCGATGTTTTTCCTGAGAAAGGGCGACGGGCTGCCCGAAGTGACGCGCCCGACTTCCTGCCCGTCGGCCACCAGCGGGTAGCCGTCGCGTACCGGCACGCGGTCTTCCACCTCGAAGCCGACCAGCTTGCGGGTCAGTCCGGCTGCCTGTTGCCGCAGCAGGGCATCGCGTCCGAGAAAGTCACCCTTGGAGAGTTTGCATATCCATCCCAGGTCGGCTTCCAGCGGCGTGGTCGTGTCGTCAATTTCGTGACCGTAGAGGGCCATTCTGGCTTCGAGCCGCAGCGTGTTGCGGGCGCCAAGTCCGCAAGGTGCCGTACCGGCTTCGATCAGCGCCTTCCACAGCCGCTCCGCATCGGCCGGCGCGCAGTAGATTTCGACGCCATCTTCGCCCGTGTAGCCGGTGCGCGCCACGAGTGCCGTGATGCCGGCGATGACGACATCGCGCCGGAACCGGTAGTAGCCCAGACCGGTG
This genomic window contains:
- the gcvPA gene encoding aminomethyl-transferring glycine dehydrogenase subunit GcvPA, with amino-acid sequence MRYIPNATPDEQADMLASMGVSSIAELFRGIPEDLRLQRPLNLPPMASEAELMQLMESLAGQNRLPQHSFLGAGVYDHVRPLIIDTLVSRSEFYTSYTPYQPEINQGTLQAIFEYQTFICQLTGMEVSNASMYDGATALAEALLMAARLTNRYRVVLSEGIHPEYRAVCETYARRAGIELVLAPLSEAGTTEPVETLVNDATACVAVQSPNFFGCIEDLAPLAAAAQKHKALTVVTVAEAMSLGLLVAPGTVGADIVVGEGQSFGVPPAFGGPHLGFFATHERFARQMPGRLIGQAYDAEGRRGFVITLATREQHIRREKATSNICSNEGLCALVASIFLATVGRRGLQELAQRNLQKAAYLKGVLTAIPGITLTYRAPVFNEFVIRTPLPAAQLVETLLEDDILAGLPLSRYFPERTHELLVCATENTSRAAMDAFAARLAQVCGG
- the gcvH gene encoding glycine cleavage system protein GcvH, which codes for MANYPDDLQYTKDHEWIRITGDTGRVGITFYAQDSLGDVVYVDLPKVGTTVKANEPFGSVESVKAVSELFSPVSGEVIEVNTKLADAPELVNTSPYDEGWMIVIRLSNPGEVDALLSAAEYEDFINEK
- the gcvT gene encoding glycine cleavage system aminomethyltransferase GcvT, translated to MSAELRQSPLDAVHRALGAKMVPFAGWTMPVEYGGLVAEHLAVRTAVGLFDVSHMGEILIQGRDALRFVQHVTCNDAARLVDGQVQYSGLLNERGGFVDDILVHRLAEDSYFLCVNAANTAKDAKWLRGHAAGFEVDIRDVSHEYAQLAVQGPRAVALVQSLTVEDITGLGYYRFRRDVVIAGITALVARTGYTGEDGVEIYCAPADAERLWKALIEAGTAPCGLGARNTLRLEARMALYGHEIDDTTTPLEADLGWICKLSKGDFLGRDALLRQQAAGLTRKLVGFEVEDRVPVRDGYPLVADGQEVGRVTSGSPSPFLRKNIGLAYLPIDKTAVGTQVFAIVRGREVPCRIVPTPFYKRPG